The genome window TCATTTGTTTAGTGCAGGAATAATCATGCATCTTAAATAAATCAGGGAAGCGCCTTGAAACAGTGAACGTGTGCAAATCACCAATCCTCTCATCCCCCTTGCTCCCCTGTAGCTGTCAGATGCTCTGGGTGGTGGACCGGGCTCTCCAGCCCAGAACAACCAGCAGGGTGGTGGGGGCATGTGGCCTGGTGGACAACCCAACCAACCAACATGGCCAGGACAGCCTGGTGTTCAACCGGCTTGGCCTGGTCAGCAGCAACCAGGCCAGCCCACCCCCATGTGGCCTGGACAACAACCAAACCCTTCCCAACCCTCATGGCCGGGGCAACAATATGGAGGTGGAGTACAGCCCAGCCAGCCAACCTGGCCCGGACAACCAGGGCGAGGACCGCCCAGCCAGCCAACATGGCCAGGGCAGCCTAGCCAACCTACTGCTCCTCAACATCAATCACTGGTAAGGGAAGACGTTTAATCCTGAAGATATTGGTTATGATTTGAAAAACCAAGAGCAACGGACCCATTTTATTTCCTTTACAGAAAGTGCCATATGATCAGAACCTGCCA of Salmo salar chromosome ssa01, Ssal_v3.1, whole genome shotgun sequence contains these proteins:
- the lgals3b gene encoding galectin-3b isoform X3, translating into MHNSCQMLWVVDRALQPRTTSRVVGACGLVDNPTNQHGQDSLVFNRLGLVSSNQASPPPCGLDNNQTLPNPHGRGNNMEVEYSPASQPGPDNQGEDRPASQHGQGSLANLLLLNINHWFTLNLTKGNDIAMHINPRFDDQGKKTIVRNSLIGSKWGKEEREHNHFPFTQGQPFEMKIMCTNNEFRVAVNNSHLLEYKHRIRDLDSIKHLGIYNDVTLTSVEIDNFNI
- the lgals3b gene encoding galectin-3b isoform X4, with product MLWVVDRALQPRTTSRVVGACGLVDNPTNQHGQDSLVFNRLGLVSSNQASPPPCGLDNNQTLPNPHGRGNNMEVEYSPASQPGPDNQGEDRPASQHGQGSLANLLLLNINHWFTLNLTKGNDIAMHINPRFDDQGKKTIVRNSLIGSKWGKEEREHNHFPFTQGQPFEMKIMCTNNEFRVAVNNSHLLEYKHRIRDLDSIKHLGIYNDVTLTSVEIDNFNI